One Cygnus atratus isolate AKBS03 ecotype Queensland, Australia chromosome 21, CAtr_DNAZoo_HiC_assembly, whole genome shotgun sequence genomic region harbors:
- the KIAA2013 gene encoding uncharacterized protein KIAA2013 homolog encodes MWLQQRLKGLPGLLSSSWARRLLLLLLLLLVACWYLGARRGGRRGAEPRGAAALCLQAATGPWRGQAERGDALPLPGGGEGDEEGGDGGPKAGLALAGNGFLLLDVAAGRLWVWAAGNGGGPALPTEYPALVRLRALGGRGEARAAQAALRDGAVRRVRCVQTGSGPSGGPGECVTVREEVVAHRSRPHLYLQRIRVANPTDRVVTFEAAGPASTPSLGSRFATSVEKAEERQFLLSSGRLLLAGSSRVVLMVVAAKKLVSRVQVAPKSHFDETVLSVVYTSEPIEVARLEETFSKLRESAKKEMLEVMQMGVEDLFQEHQQTWSDLFISGIEMRKITDSHTPSSATVNMTLYYMLSSMPAPLLDPVISSEDREKMEASLNYADHCFSGHATMHAENLWPAKLTSVPQILQLSDLWKLTLQKRGCKGLVAAGVHGLMQGMVLSFGGLQFTENHLQFQADPDVLHNSYSLRGIHYNKDLINLAVLLDAEGKPFLHVSVKFQDKPVRLYACEAGCLNEPVELTSEARGHTFPVMVTQPITPLLYISTDLVHLQDLRHTLHLKAILAHEEHMAKQYPGLPFLFWFSVASLITLFHLFLFKLIYNEYCGPGAKPLFRSKV; translated from the exons atgtggctgcagcagcggctgaaggggctgccggggctgctgTCCAGCAGCTGGGcgcggcggctgctgctgctgctgctgctcctcctcgtCGCCTGCTGGTACCtgggggcgcggcgcggcgggcggcgaggggccgagccccggggagccgccgCCCTCTGCCTGCAGGCGGCCACGGGGCCCTGGCGGGGCCAGGCGGAGCGCGGCGATGCGCTGCCGCTGCCGGGCGGTGGTGAGGGGGACGAGGAGGGCGGCGACGGCGGGCCGAAAGCGGGCCTGGCTCTGGCCGGGAACGGCTTCCTGCTGCTGGACGTGGCCGCCGGGCGGCTCTGGGTGTGGGCGGCGGGTAACGGAGGCGGCCCGGCGCTGCCCACCGAGTACCCGGCGCTGGTGAGGCTCAGGGCGCTGGGGGGCCGCGGCGAGGCTCGGGCGGCGCAGGCGGCGCTGCGGGACGGCGCCGTGCGGAGGGTGCGCTGCGTGCAGACGGGCTCCGGGCCgagcggcggccccggggagTGCGTGACGGTGCGGGAGGAGGTGGTGGCCCACCGCAGCCGGCCGCACCTCTACCTGCAGCGCATCCGCGTCGCCAACCCCACTGACAGGGTGGTCACCTTCGAGGCGGCGGGCCCGGCTTCCACGCCCTCGCTGGGCAGCCGCTTCGCTACCAGCGTGGAGAAGGCGGAGGAGCGGCAgttcctgctctcctctggCCGCCTGCTGCTGGCCGGGAGCTCCAGGGTGGTTCTCATGGTAGTGGCCGCCAAGAAGCTTGTGAGCCGGGTGCAGGTGGCACCCAAATCCCACTTTGACGAAACTGTGCTCTCTGTGGTGTACACCTCGGAGCCCATCGAAGTCGCCAGGCTGGAGGAGACCTTCAGCAAGTTGAGGGAGTCGGCCAAGAAAGAGATGCTGGAGGTGATGCAGATGGGGGTGGAAGATCTTTTCCAGGAGCATCAGCAGACCTGGTCAGACCTGTTCATTTCAG GCATTGAAATGAGAAAGATCACAGATTCACATACACCATCAAGTGCGACTGTTAACATGACCCTCTACTATATGCTGTCCAGCATGCCAGCTCCTCTGCTAGATCCAGTCATTAGCAGTgaggacagagaaaaaatggaagcCAGCTTGAACTATGCTGACCATTGCTTCAGTGGCCATGCGACCATGCACGCAGAGAACCTGTGGCCGGCAAAGCTGACCAGCGTCCCCCAGATCCTGCAGCTCTCGGACCTGTGGAAGCTAACTCTCCAGAAACGGGGATGTAAGGGTCTTGTGGCAGCTGGGGTCCATGGACTTATGCAGGGCATGGTGCTTAGTTTTGGAGGTCTGCAGTTCACAGAAAACCATCTTCAGTTTCAGGCTGACCCGGATGTACTTCATAACAGCTATTCCTTACGTGGGATCCATTACAACAAGGATTTGATTAACCTCGCTGTTCTGCTGGATGCTGAAGGAAAGCCTTTCTTGCATGTGTCTGTGAAATTCCAAGATAAGCCAGTTAGACTCTATGCGTGTGAGGCAGGCTGTCTGAATGAGCCGGTGGAGTTAACCTCAGAGGCACGAGGTCATACGTTCCCCGTCATGGTGACTCAGCCCATCACACCACTGCTTTATATATCGACAGATTTGGTCCACTTGCAGGACCTGAGACACACACTCCATCTAAAAGCTATTCTGGCTCATGAAGAACACATGGCCAAGCAATACCCAGGCTTACCCTTCCTGTTCTGGTTCAGCGTGGCCTCCTTGATCACACTGTTTCACCTGTTTCTGTTCAAGCTCATCTACAATGAATATTGCGGGCCAGGAGCCAAGCCGCTGTTCAGGAGTAAGGTGtaa
- the PLOD1 gene encoding procollagen-lysine,2-oxoglutarate 5-dioxygenase 1 produces MVPPAVLLPWVVLALLGVEGGGASKQEENLLVLTVATKQTEGFRRFRRSAQFFNYKVQVLGLDEEWKGGDDKKPAGGGQKVRLLKAALKQYADDADLIILFIESYDVLFASGPTELLKKFKQAKSKVVFSAENYIYPDRKLEAKYPQVRDGKRFLGSGGFIGYAPNLKKLVEEWKGQDDDSDQLFYTNVFLDPEKRENINISLDHRSRIFQNLNGALDEVVLKFENARVRARNLLYDTLPVVIHGNGPTKLQLNYLGNYIPQIWTFETGCTVCDEGLRSLTGFKDEALPVILIGIFIEQPTPFLSQFFSRLRKLHYPKQRIQLFIHNHEEHHLMQVDSFVKEHGKEYLAIKVIGPDDEMENAEARNLGMDLCRKDPDCDYYFSLDAEIVLKNTETLRILIEQNKLVIAPLVSRHEKLWSNFWGALSPDGYYARSEDYVDIVQRRRVGLWNVPYISSVYMVKASTLRSELDQGDLFHSGKLDADMAFCHNIRNQGVFMYLTNRHQFGHILSLENYQTNHLHNDLWQIFSNPEDWREKYIHENYTAALKGKLVEMPCPDVYWFPIFTDTACDELVEEMEHYGKWSTGDNTDSRIQGGYENVPTIDIHMNQIGFEREWYKFLLDYIAPITEKLYPGYYTKTQFELAFVVRYKPDEQPSLMPHHDASTFTINIALNRVGIDYEGGGCRFLRYNCSIRAPRKGWTLMHPGRLTHYHEGLPTTKGTRYIAVSFLDP; encoded by the exons ATGGTGCCCCCGgcggtgctgctgccctgggtggTGCTGGCGCTGCTCGGGGTGGAGGGTGGCGGTGCCTCCAAGCAGGAAG AAAACCTGCTGGTTCTTACTGTTGCCACCAAGCAGACTGAGGGATTCCGACGCTTTAGAAGATCAGCACAATTCTTCAACTACAAAGTCCAG GTACTTGGACTTGATGAGGAATGGAAGGGTGGAGACGACAAGAAGCCAGCCGGAGGTGGGCAGAAGGTCCGTCTCTTGAAGGCAGCTTTGAAGCAGTATGCAGATGATGCAGACTTGATCATCCTTTTCATAGAAAG CTATGATGTACTCTTTGCTTCGGGCCCCACAGAACTGTTGAAGAAGTTCAAACAAGCCAAGAGCAAGGTGGTCTTCTCGGCAGAGAACTACATCTATCCTGACAGAAAGTTGGAAGCCAAGTATCCTCAGGTGCGAGATGGAAAGCGCTTCCTGGGTTCTGGAG GCTTCATAGGTTATGCGCCAAACCTGAAAAAACTTGTAGAGGAGTGGAAAGGACAGGACGATGACAGTGACCAGCTCTTCTATACGAATGTCTTTTTGGATCCAGAAAAAAGA gaaaatatcaacATCAGTCTAGACCATAGAAGCCGGATCTTCCAAAACCTAAATGGAGCATTAG ATGAGGTGGTTCTGAAGTTTGAAAACGCACGAGTGAGAGCAAGAAACTTGTTATATGACACTCTGCCTGTGGTGATTCATGGAAATGGACCCACCAAG ctgcagctgaactACCTGGGAAACTACATTCCTCAAATATGGACGTTTGAGACTGGCTGCACTGTGTGTGATGAAGGTCTGCGAAGCCTAACAGGTTTTAAG GATGAGGCACTGCCAGTGATTCTGATTGGCATTTTCATTGAGCAGCCCACTCCATTCCTTTCCCAGTTTTTCTCACGGCTTCGTAAACTTCATTACCCAAAGCAACGAATCCAACTCTTCATTCACAACCAT GAGGAGCATCACTTGATGCAGGTGGACTCTTTTGTTAAGGAGCATGGCAAAGAATATCTCGCCATCAAAgtgattggaccagatgatgaGATGGAGAATGCTGAGGCGCGTAACTTGGGCAT GGATTTGTGCAGAAAGGATCCTGACTGTGACTATTATTTTAGCTTGGATGCTGAAATAGTTCTGAAGAACACAGAGACTCTAAGGATCCTCATTGAACAGAACAA GCTAGTGATTGCCCCACTGGTAAGTCGTCATGAGAAGTTGTGGTCAAATTTCTGGGGAGCGCTGAGCCCTGATGGATACTATGCCCGCTCAGAAGATTATGTGGATATTGTTCAAAGGCGGAGGGT TGGGCTTTGGAATGTTCCCTACATCAGCAGTGTTTACATGGTTAAAGCTAGCACTCTGCGATCGGAGCTTGACCAGGGAGATCTCTTCCACAGTGGCAAGCTGGATGCTGACATGGCTTTCTGCCACAACATACGGAATCAG GGAGTCTTTATGTACTTGACAAATCGACATCAGTTTGGACACATACTGTCCCTGGAGAATTATCAAACAAATCACCTCCACAATGATCTCTGGCAAATATTCAGCAACCCTGAG GACTGGAGAGAAAAGTACATCCATGAAAACTATACAGCAGCTCTGAAAGGGAAATTGGTAGAAATG ccctgcccagATGTTTACTGGTTCCCTATATTCACCGACACTGCCTGTGATGAGCTGGTGGAAGAAATGGAACATTATGGCAAGTGGTCCACAGGTGACAATACG GACAGTAGAATACAAGGAGGCTATGAAAATGTCCCAACTATTGATATCCACATGAACCAAATAGGCTTTGAAAGAGAATGGTATAAGTTTCTTCTGGACTATATTGCACCCATCACTGAGAAACTGTACCCAGGATACTATACCAAG ACTCAGTTTGAGCTAGCCTTTGTAGTCCGCTACAAACCCGATGAGCAGCCCTCTCTAATGCCCCATCACGACGCTTCCACCTTTACCATTAACATTGCTCTGAACCGAGTTGGAATAGACTATGAG GGAGGAGGCTGTCGGTTCCTGCGCTACAACTGCTCAATTCGAGCTCCACGGAAAGGGTGGACCCTCATGCATCCAGGACGCCTGACCCACTATCATGAAGGTCTTCCAACCACCAAAGGAACCCGTTATATCGCAGTGTCCTTTCTTGACCCCTAG